The sequence GGGTTCTGAGTAGGTGTATGCGATTCCAATGGACCCCGAACGCTCCTTTGCTTCTAAAGCAATCTCCACCAGTTCTCCGGGAGAGCATTTCTGGGTGAGGGGATCGCCGTGGGCAATCTGCCAGTTCTGGCAAAAACCGCAGTGAAAATTACAGCCAAAGGTCCCGACCGAAAAGATCTGGCTCCCCGGATAAAAGTGGTAAAGGGGCTTTTTCTCGATGGGGTCGACCCCCCAGGCAGAAATCCGGCCGTAGTTTAAGGTGTAAAGAACTCCGCCCTCGTTTTTCCGCGCCCGGCAGAATCCCACGTGGCCCGGGCGGATGCGGCAGTTCTGGGGACAGAGGTGGCACCAGACCCGATCTCCTTCTATTTTTTCATAGTATCTCGCTTCCTGCATCTTCTTCCCTCACTCGTGCCGGATTACTTCAAAACGCTCCAGCTGCACAGGCTCCCCGGGGCGAATCCCTGCCTTTTGCCGGGCAATCCCGATCTGCTCCGCAACGGTCTCGATCCCTTCGAGAGCGGGAAGCAAAAGCCCTGTCCGGCCGCGGCTCCTTACAATTACCCCGTACCGCCTGGGGTCCAGTTCTTCTTCCGATTTTACAGGTTCCGGCGGGGTGAGAACGTCAACGGAGATTTTGAGCTCCGGCAGTTCTTCCAGTTCAACCGGCCAAAAACGCGGGTCCTGTACCCCGGCGCTGACGGCGTTGTGGATAATCTCTGCCGCAACATTTTCCTGGCACGGCTCGATCGTCCCGATGCATCCCCGCAGCTGGCCGCGCTTTTTCAGGGAGACAAAAACTCCCGCACGACCCTTCATCCCTGCGGGAGGGGGATCCGGAACAGGCAGCAGCACCCCCGTCCGGAGGTAGTGCTCAAGGCTGGCACGGGCAAGTTCGACATAGGAAGATTCATTCCTCCGTTCCCGGCTTTCCTTCATGCGGAAGTCTGCAACTAAATAACCCACACCGAAGGGCCCTTCATAAGAATAGATTTTGCTCTCCACCTCATAATCCTGAAGGGCGCCCAAAAGCATGATGATCGGTCTCAGCCCACATTCTCCCGCCCGCTCTACCAGCTCCTCGGGAAGGTTGAGGATGCGGTCTCTATCCAGCTGTGCCAAGGCATCCCGAATGGTTTCATCGAAAACCTTTCCTTGAGGGTCGTACCCTGCGGGAGCACCCGGCGTCAGGCGGTGGGAAAGGTCGCCGCTGGCGATCAGTCCGACCCGCCGGGGGGTACCGGCAACAGCTTTGTTCAAGGCGCGCCCGAACTGAAGCAATTTCTCAAAGGGCAAAAGACTGATTCCGAAAGCAAGCAGGGCGGCGTCCACCCCGGCCTCCCGGAGGTAGTATAAGGGCACCATGATGCCGTGGTCAAGCCCGTTTGCCCGGTTAAGCCGGAGCAGGCCCCGGTCCAGCTCGACCACTTCAACCCCCGCCTTCCCGGCCTCGGCGGCAATGACCCGGCCAAGTTCCAGGTCATTGGAAACCCGGAAGGCTACTTCCGGCGCCCCAAAGGACGCAAAATCCCCTGATAGCTCCCTGCCACCCCAATATCCCAGCGCCTCCCGCAGGAAGCTCCCGTGCGGGCTGATGAAAACAAGCGTTTCGGGCCGGGCCGCGGCTGCGGCACACGCCCACTCCCGCATTGCCTTTACAGTTCGTGCCACCTTTTCCAGCTCAGGCCCCCCTACCTCAGGAACAATAATCGGGGGGTGAGGGGCCAAACCAGCGAAAACAAGCATCTTGCATCACCGTCCTTATTCCGCCTTCAACGTAAGTGTACCAGTTCTTCTCTTGCGGTTTCCATTCTATCCCAAAAAGATCCTCAAATCAACATCCCGCGGGCAAAGCAAATCTTTCCGCTTCACCCGGCGCTGCCCGCTACAATTCCCTGGCTGCACATTTATAAGCCTTTTTTCTGCCAGTACAGGATCTATAAATCCCGAGATTTTGATTTGAGAATCTCGGCAATCTCTTTCATGGATTTTGCCATTGACTCCTGGGCTTTGGCTATTTTCCACATTACGTCTATGAAGATTATAAAAAAGGCTACGGCTCCAGTGATAATTAATACAATGAAAAAATCCATAAATACACCTCTATTCTACTTCTTTTAACTGGAGACTTCTTTCAAGCAACCGGGCGCACATCCAATTTGGTACTATTTCGCCATTCTCAGACAATTCCCCTGTCAAGAACCGGTATGGCTTCTCCCCTTTAAAAAAATGGCTGATTCGGAATGACAAAAAGAGGTCCTCAAAGTTGCTCAGTCCTGATAAGGTGATGGGGGGGCAGGCTCACCGGCAAAGTAGCGGACAACACCCGCGTAAACGCACCAGGCAACCCTGCTCTGGTAAACGGGCTCGGTCATCAGGATCTCCTCGCGAGGGTGGGAAATAAAACCTACCTCTACAATGACTGCGGGCATCTTGACATTCCGCATGATATAAAAATCCTCGGGCTTGACCCACCTTTCACTGTCCCCTAAAGTTTTGAGAAATTCTTGCTGGATCAAGCAGGCGAGGCGTTTACTTTCGGGGCGGGGCGGGTAATAAAAAGTTTGCGCTCCCCACCAGCGGGGAGAGGGAAAGCTGTTTACGTGAATGCTGAGGTAAAGGTCTGCCCGGTATTTGTTGGCAAGTTCCACGCGCGCTTCGAGGTCGTCTTTTTTCCGGACGGAGAGGCTTGATTGGTGTTCCGGATCGCTCAGATCATAGTCTCCCTCGCGGGTCAAAACCACGGCGGCGCCTGCCTGGCTCAAAAGGACGGCGAGCCGCTTCGCAATCGCCAGATTGATGTCCTTTTCTAGAATTCCGGTCCTCCCAACGGCTCCAGGGTCAACCCCCCCGTGCCCGGGGTCCACAACGATTACCTTGCTGGCGACAGACCACGACAAGGCCCGAACAGCCTTGCGTTCCTGATGCACGACGTAATAAGGATAAAGGGCTCCCCCCAGCAAAAGTGAGAGCAAAACGATTAAAACAAGCCGGTGGTTGAGTTTCGCGACCTTAAAAAAAATAAAGCCCCGCACCAAGTTGGTCCCCCTTTTTTAAATCCTCTCCAAAATGTTATGCGAATCAAAATACGATTATCCGTATTAAAAAGCGCGGGATAGTTTTTAAATAAGGAACTGGGAAGACCGGAGAGTACGGGGGGAGCAGGCGCATAAATCCCACCGAAAAAAATTAAGTGACGGAAATTATCCGTCACCGAAGACCTTAGCGCTTGGAGAATTGTGGTGCCTTCCGGGCTTTCTTTAAACCGTACTTGCGCCGTTCCTTCATCCTGGGGTCCCTCGTCAGAAAACCGGCCTTTTTTAAATAGGGACGGAGACCCGGATCTGCTTTTAAAAGAGCGCGTGCCAGGCCGAGCCTGATTGCGCCCGCCTGCCCGCTCACACCTCCGCCCTCAACCGTAGCAATGATGTGAAACCTTCCTGCGGTTTTCGTAAGCTCGAGGGGCTGCTTGATTACCAGCATGGAAGTACGCTTTGGAAAATATTTTTCGGCAGGGCGCCCATTGACGATGATCTGTCCTTCCCCGGGAACAATTCGTACGCGCGCAATTGCTGTCTTGCGCCTTCCGGTGCCTTGATATTGTACCTGCGCCAAAAACTTCACCCCCTCCGTCAACGGATTTCCCAAGCTTCCGGCTGCTGGGCCCTGTGGGGATGAGCCGGTCCGCGGTAAACCCGGAGTTTCCGGTAAATCTGGCGTCCTAAGCGATTATGAGGAATCATCCCCCAAACAGCCTTCTCAATCGCCCGTTCGGGCCTGGTCCGTAAAAGTGTTTCGTAGTCTTGCATTTTTAAACCACCGGGGTAGCCGGTATGACGAATGTAAAACTTTTTCTCTAACTTCTTCCCCGTGAGCTTCACTTTTTCGGCATTAACAATCACAACGTGGTCCCCAACGTCAATATGAGGAGTAAAGGTCGGCTTGTGTTTTCCCCGCAAAATGCGCGCCACTTCACTTGCAAGCCGCCCCAGGGGCTTTCCGGTGGCGTCAATCACGTACCACTTCCGTTCCACTTCCCCGGGTTTAGCCATATATGTGCGCATGTCTAACCCTCCTATCATCCCTTTGCCATCAGCCACAATACCAGAGCAGCCGGTAAATTCCGCATTTCAACAAATTTAATTCTACGTAATCATGCAGCTTCTGTCAACCCGGCACTTCAACGGTATTCCAACTCTTCGTTGTTTACGCCCAGAGCAGCAGGAATGTGTTGAACAGGCTTAACAACAATGGGAGGAAAGCGCTGGTGAGCGCCGGGAGTGCGGGGCGAGCCTGGTGAGCGTTGGGCGCTCAGAACAGGTTAACGGGAGGAGGAAACTGTGCTTCAGGGGCTTCCTTCCCGAGATAGAATTCTTCGCCAGGATAATAAACCCGCACTAAATAGAGGCCCTGGGGAGGCAAAGCAGGTCCTCCCTGCCCCCGCTCCCCTGATGCCAGGATGTCCCGAATTCGGGACGGGGGAAACTTTCCCCGCCCCACTTCCAGAATCGTTCCTCCCATCAAACGAACCATTTTATAGAGAAACCCATCCGCCGTAACCATCAAGCATATCCAGTCCCCGCGCCGGGCAATGCGAAAAGAAAAAATGTTCCTCTTTGTGCTTTTA is a genomic window of Bacillota bacterium containing:
- the cwlD gene encoding N-acetylmuramoyl-L-alanine amidase CwlD yields the protein MRGFIFFKVAKLNHRLVLIVLLSLLLGGALYPYYVVHQERKAVRALSWSVASKVIVVDPGHGGVDPGAVGRTGILEKDINLAIAKRLAVLLSQAGAAVVLTREGDYDLSDPEHQSSLSVRKKDDLEARVELANKYRADLYLSIHVNSFPSPRWWGAQTFYYPPRPESKRLACLIQQEFLKTLGDSERWVKPEDFYIMRNVKMPAVIVEVGFISHPREEILMTEPVYQSRVAWCVYAGVVRYFAGEPAPPSPYQD
- the amrA gene encoding AmmeMemoRadiSam system protein A — protein: MLVFAGLAPHPPIIVPEVGGPELEKVARTVKAMREWACAAAAARPETLVFISPHGSFLREALGYWGGRELSGDFASFGAPEVAFRVSNDLELGRVIAAEAGKAGVEVVELDRGLLRLNRANGLDHGIMVPLYYLREAGVDAALLAFGISLLPFEKLLQFGRALNKAVAGTPRRVGLIASGDLSHRLTPGAPAGYDPQGKVFDETIRDALAQLDRDRILNLPEELVERAGECGLRPIIMLLGALQDYEVESKIYSYEGPFGVGYLVADFRMKESRERRNESSYVELARASLEHYLRTGVLLPVPDPPPAGMKGRAGVFVSLKKRGQLRGCIGTIEPCQENVAAEIIHNAVSAGVQDPRFWPVELEELPELKISVDVLTPPEPVKSEEELDPRRYGVIVRSRGRTGLLLPALEGIETVAEQIGIARQKAGIRPGEPVQLERFEVIRHE
- the rpsI gene encoding 30S ribosomal protein S9, producing the protein MAQVQYQGTGRRKTAIARVRIVPGEGQIIVNGRPAEKYFPKRTSMLVIKQPLELTKTAGRFHIIATVEGGGVSGQAGAIRLGLARALLKADPGLRPYLKKAGFLTRDPRMKERRKYGLKKARKAPQFSKR
- the rplM gene encoding 50S ribosomal protein L13 → MRTYMAKPGEVERKWYVIDATGKPLGRLASEVARILRGKHKPTFTPHIDVGDHVVIVNAEKVKLTGKKLEKKFYIRHTGYPGGLKMQDYETLLRTRPERAIEKAVWGMIPHNRLGRQIYRKLRVYRGPAHPHRAQQPEAWEIR